The following coding sequences are from one Arthrobacter sp. PvP023 window:
- a CDS encoding sensor histidine kinase: MTPGESSGSAIILRLLRVSLHVGFAVLLLVAMVRVLMSGPGLTGWLSLTLALLLATVYVIGTVLEKRHSTETNRFDPRPYAVWWLGAVSVLWLVLIWSSADFVWLAFPLFFLQLHVLPRRVALPVIAASTVLVVVALWFHNRGTAGPALELPMVLGPVFGAAFAVITGLAYRALYLEAENQRLAAEELRRTRGELARSQHDAGTLTERARLAREIHDTLAQGFSSIVLMGRSAEKALDDGDTATARERLRTVQETASANLAEARNFVRGLQSPALEQMSLAGSLRRLCEKTEAEAAARGAGFRCRFDLEGTPVELSNPYSTTLLRAAQASLANVWVHAKASTAVVTLSFMGTEVAMDIYDDGVGFRPEPEGPGDSPQRTDGSGYGLRSLRERVTALAGTLDIESAPGEGTVVAIRLPLVDSAAAAGKPANGEPA; this comes from the coding sequence TTGACACCGGGTGAATCCAGCGGGTCCGCGATCATCCTGCGGCTGCTGAGGGTCAGCCTTCACGTGGGTTTCGCCGTCCTGCTCCTGGTGGCCATGGTGCGCGTCCTGATGTCCGGCCCGGGGCTGACCGGCTGGCTCAGCCTGACCCTCGCCCTGCTGCTCGCCACCGTCTACGTCATCGGCACCGTGTTGGAGAAGCGCCACTCCACGGAGACGAACCGCTTCGATCCGCGCCCTTATGCGGTGTGGTGGCTTGGCGCGGTCTCGGTCCTGTGGCTGGTGCTGATCTGGTCCAGCGCGGACTTCGTCTGGCTGGCCTTTCCGCTTTTCTTCCTGCAGCTGCACGTGCTGCCGAGGCGCGTGGCCCTGCCGGTCATCGCGGCGTCCACCGTACTGGTTGTGGTGGCGCTCTGGTTCCACAACCGGGGCACTGCCGGGCCGGCGCTGGAGCTGCCGATGGTGCTGGGGCCGGTCTTCGGTGCAGCCTTCGCCGTGATCACCGGCCTCGCATACCGGGCGCTCTACCTTGAGGCGGAGAACCAGCGGCTGGCGGCCGAGGAATTGCGCCGGACACGCGGGGAACTGGCCCGCAGCCAGCACGACGCCGGCACGCTGACCGAGCGGGCACGGCTGGCCCGCGAAATTCACGACACCCTGGCCCAGGGCTTCTCCAGCATCGTGCTGATGGGCCGCTCGGCTGAGAAGGCACTCGACGACGGCGACACGGCAACGGCGCGCGAACGGCTCCGGACGGTGCAGGAGACTGCGTCCGCCAACCTCGCAGAGGCGCGCAACTTTGTCCGCGGCCTGCAGTCCCCGGCACTAGAGCAGATGTCCCTGGCGGGCAGCCTCCGCCGGCTCTGTGAAAAGACCGAGGCCGAAGCGGCGGCACGCGGGGCCGGCTTTAGGTGCCGTTTCGACCTCGAAGGCACCCCCGTTGAGCTGTCCAATCCGTACTCCACCACGCTCCTGCGTGCTGCCCAGGCGAGCCTCGCCAACGTGTGGGTTCACGCGAAGGCAAGCACCGCCGTCGTGACCCTGTCTTTCATGGGAACCGAAGTGGCCATGGACATTTACGACGACGGCGTGGGCTTCCGGCCGGAGCCGGAGGGACCCGGGGACAGCCCGCAGCGGACGGACGGTTCCGGGTACGGCCTCCGGTCCCTCCGGGAACGCGTGACTGCCCTGGCGGGAACGTTGGACATCGAATCCGCGCCGGGTGAGGGAACAGTGGTGGCCATCCGGCTCCCGCTGGTGGACAGTGCGGCGGCCGCGGGGAAGCCGGCAAACGGGGAGCCGGCATGA
- a CDS encoding response regulator transcription factor yields the protein MSGIRILLVDDHPVVRAGLRAMLSDFEGITVAAEAGDGAAALAQLARLRTLGEPVDVVLMDLQMGAGMDGVTATQNIKAGEAGIPAPPVLILTTYDSDADILAAVEAGASGYMLKDAPPEHIRQAVLSAAAGGTALAPEVAARLMGRIRNPEPALSAREIQLLQLLATGLPNRAIARQLFISEATVKTHLVHIYGKLGVDNRTAAISVATQRRIIRPV from the coding sequence ATGAGCGGAATCCGCATCCTCCTGGTGGACGACCATCCCGTGGTCCGCGCCGGTCTCCGCGCCATGCTGAGCGACTTCGAGGGCATCACCGTGGCGGCCGAAGCCGGCGACGGTGCCGCTGCGCTTGCCCAGCTCGCCAGGCTTCGCACGCTCGGCGAGCCCGTGGACGTGGTCCTGATGGACCTGCAAATGGGAGCAGGCATGGACGGCGTCACGGCCACACAGAATATCAAGGCCGGCGAAGCGGGCATTCCCGCCCCGCCGGTGCTGATCCTCACCACCTACGATTCCGACGCCGACATCCTGGCCGCCGTCGAAGCCGGCGCCAGCGGCTACATGCTCAAGGATGCGCCGCCCGAGCACATCCGCCAGGCAGTCCTCTCCGCCGCGGCGGGCGGGACCGCGCTGGCTCCCGAGGTGGCCGCCCGGCTGATGGGCAGGATCCGCAATCCCGAACCGGCACTGTCCGCACGGGAAATCCAATTGCTGCAGCTCCTGGCCACCGGACTGCCGAACCGCGCCATCGCCCGGCAACTCTTCATTTCCGAGGCCACCGTAAAAACCCACCTGGTGCACATCTACGGGAAACTCGGCGTGGACAACCGCACCGCGGCGATTTCCGTGGCGACACAGCGCCGGATCATCCGGCCCGTGTGA
- a CDS encoding penicillin-binding transpeptidase domain-containing protein, which produces MGNFQKLSLALVGLIMGGSLVACDDGRAGAQDAAKQLASAVAALDVGSVAFEGADAAAANEQLKEVFQALDPAKPAVEAGELTLEKDTATVPLNYSWKIGSGEWKYTASAELRKSGDKWLTVWKPALLVPELADGEVVGAATESPQRADILGAGDAKLVTYRPVVNVGIDKPKLGPADPAASATKLAQLVGVDPAAYTQQVQAAGPEAFVTAITLRQDGRTITDEQIARIPGARSIAGLLPLAPTRTFARALLGTAAEANAEQIEKSGGALKAGDTTGTGGLQQQYDAQLRGTDGIQVFAEKAGLTAEEKQALPNQGRRILFQVEMKPGTPVKTTLDPRLQQLAEDVLADVGPASAIVALRPSSGAVLAAASGPGSNGYNTAMLGQYAPGSTFKMVDSLAMIRNGMTPDSKVECTPTLTVDGRTFKNAEGYPEDSLGSVTLRDAFAHSCNTAFIAARDSVSQAQLESAATSLGVAVEAPGLGADAFLGSVPGEAEGTEHAASMIGQGKVLLSPLAAAVMAGSVAKGSPVSPSLVLNPEAGAGSATPEASGNPTAAGTSPSLSSTAPAPAKAAEKPVTAAEAAALADMMRAVVTSGHAGFLASVPGEPVGAKTGTAEFGNENPPKTHAWIVAVHGDLAVAVFVEEGGLGATTSGPLLKDFLVAAG; this is translated from the coding sequence ATGGGGAACTTTCAGAAACTTTCGCTTGCTCTCGTCGGACTTATCATGGGCGGATCGCTGGTGGCCTGCGACGACGGCCGTGCCGGTGCGCAGGACGCCGCGAAGCAGCTCGCTTCCGCGGTGGCGGCGCTGGACGTCGGTTCCGTCGCCTTTGAAGGTGCCGACGCCGCAGCAGCCAACGAACAGCTGAAAGAAGTTTTCCAGGCGCTCGATCCCGCCAAACCGGCCGTTGAAGCCGGAGAATTGACGCTGGAGAAGGACACCGCCACGGTCCCGCTGAATTACAGCTGGAAGATCGGCTCCGGAGAATGGAAGTACACGGCCTCCGCCGAGCTGAGGAAGTCCGGTGACAAATGGCTGACCGTGTGGAAGCCGGCCCTGCTGGTCCCTGAACTGGCGGACGGCGAAGTTGTCGGTGCCGCCACAGAGTCTCCGCAGCGGGCAGATATCCTGGGCGCCGGCGACGCAAAACTCGTCACCTACCGGCCGGTGGTGAACGTCGGCATCGACAAGCCCAAACTGGGTCCCGCCGACCCCGCCGCATCCGCCACCAAGCTCGCCCAACTGGTGGGTGTGGATCCAGCCGCCTACACGCAGCAGGTCCAGGCGGCAGGCCCGGAGGCGTTCGTCACAGCCATCACCCTCCGGCAGGACGGCCGGACCATCACGGACGAGCAGATCGCCCGGATCCCCGGCGCCAGGTCCATCGCCGGCCTCCTGCCGCTGGCGCCAACCCGCACGTTTGCCCGCGCCCTCCTGGGCACCGCTGCCGAGGCGAATGCCGAACAAATCGAAAAATCCGGCGGTGCCCTCAAAGCCGGGGACACCACCGGCACCGGCGGGCTTCAGCAGCAATATGACGCCCAACTCCGCGGCACCGACGGTATCCAGGTCTTCGCCGAAAAGGCAGGGCTCACCGCCGAGGAAAAGCAGGCCTTGCCCAACCAAGGCCGCCGGATCCTGTTCCAGGTTGAGATGAAACCGGGAACGCCGGTGAAAACCACGCTGGATCCGCGCCTGCAGCAGCTCGCCGAAGACGTCCTGGCAGATGTTGGCCCGGCGTCCGCCATCGTGGCCCTGCGCCCCTCCAGCGGCGCCGTCCTGGCCGCGGCGTCGGGACCGGGCAGCAACGGCTACAACACCGCCATGCTGGGACAGTACGCTCCGGGCTCAACGTTCAAAATGGTGGATTCGCTGGCCATGATCCGCAACGGCATGACGCCGGACTCCAAGGTTGAATGCACACCCACGCTCACGGTGGACGGCCGGACGTTCAAGAACGCCGAGGGCTATCCGGAGGACTCCTTGGGATCCGTCACGCTGCGGGATGCATTTGCGCACTCCTGCAACACCGCCTTCATCGCGGCCCGCGATTCCGTCAGCCAAGCCCAGCTCGAATCCGCGGCCACCTCCCTCGGTGTTGCCGTCGAGGCGCCCGGGCTGGGGGCGGATGCCTTCCTTGGCTCGGTCCCTGGTGAAGCTGAGGGAACCGAGCATGCCGCTTCCATGATCGGGCAGGGCAAGGTGCTGCTCTCGCCGTTGGCTGCCGCCGTGATGGCCGGGTCCGTCGCCAAGGGCTCCCCCGTGTCCCCTTCCCTCGTGCTGAACCCGGAAGCAGGGGCCGGCAGCGCAACCCCTGAGGCGTCCGGAAACCCGACGGCGGCCGGAACATCGCCGTCGTTGTCCTCCACCGCGCCTGCTCCCGCGAAAGCTGCGGAGAAACCGGTCACTGCGGCAGAAGCTGCGGCCTTGGCCGACATGATGCGCGCTGTGGTCACCTCCGGACACGCCGGCTTCCTGGCCTCAGTGCCGGGGGAACCGGTGGGGGCCAAGACCGGCACCGCCGAATTCGGCAATGAAAACCCGCCCAAGACGCACGCCTGGATTGTGGCCGTGCACGGCGACCTCGCCGTAGCCGTCTTCGTCGAAGAGGGTGGCCTGGGAGCCACAACATCCGGTCCGCTGCTCAAAGACTTCCTGGTCGCCGCCGGTTAA
- a CDS encoding S-layer homology domain-containing protein produces MQLIHRTAAVLSALLLSMASINLVTLPAQAAPSDPAVPPVSSTAEGTPHSDHTFEPEALRAIREAETPQGAASSLTRAGDIQVTLVTVKLADKTAEQTAAIDLNAAKAGITASSNFWKTMSNNRLSMSVASTRTGVPSAAKSTQTYYEIMDTVTRELGWVNASYKALVVFVPVTELSWGALGAGWSAGNQGGRILMPLPSNFTNNVVAHEFGHVLGLMHADSLQCLSGTSDVGSDLNGNYTDSSCSVREYGDTMDLMGASRWFELPTISSSHWEAGGFGRGDEIRNTGIAAGSKSYTLKAWAGTEANRALKFTDPKSGEVYFVELRLPVGYDARLAVNGNKGVKIVQRGGATAVSSLLLMPSTIPFDGYYATNHAWQAGSTFVTHTGTRVRIDYVSGDAAGVTIMAPDPFTDISGSGFRPDIIWMYDSGLSTGWGDGTYRPYQAISREAMAAFMYRLAGSPAYTPPAKSPFADVPTGSLFYKQIAWLEAEGLANGWEDGTFRPGASMSREAMAAFIFRYSGEYCRLPATLGYTEPLASPFKDVPVLAAFYGEIAWTSQAGISRGWSDGTYRPLEPISREAMAAFIHRLDTFQDANGGCRPV; encoded by the coding sequence ATGCAGCTCATTCACCGGACGGCCGCCGTCCTATCGGCCCTGCTCCTTTCGATGGCCTCGATCAACCTGGTGACCCTGCCGGCGCAGGCCGCCCCGTCGGACCCTGCCGTACCCCCGGTATCGTCCACTGCCGAGGGAACGCCGCATTCCGATCACACCTTCGAACCCGAGGCCCTCAGGGCCATCCGGGAGGCGGAAACTCCGCAGGGTGCTGCCAGCAGCCTGACCCGGGCCGGTGACATCCAGGTGACGCTGGTGACCGTCAAGCTCGCCGACAAAACGGCGGAACAGACGGCAGCCATCGACTTGAATGCCGCAAAAGCCGGGATCACTGCATCCAGCAACTTCTGGAAGACCATGTCGAACAACCGGCTTTCCATGTCCGTTGCTTCCACCCGGACCGGCGTTCCCTCCGCGGCAAAGTCCACCCAGACGTACTACGAGATCATGGACACCGTGACCCGCGAGCTGGGCTGGGTCAATGCGTCATACAAAGCGCTCGTTGTGTTCGTGCCCGTGACTGAACTGTCGTGGGGTGCACTGGGAGCAGGCTGGAGCGCCGGGAACCAGGGCGGGCGGATCCTGATGCCCTTGCCGAGCAACTTCACCAACAACGTTGTGGCCCACGAGTTTGGACACGTCCTGGGCCTCATGCACGCCGACAGCCTGCAGTGCCTGAGCGGCACGTCGGACGTCGGATCGGACCTCAACGGCAACTACACGGACAGCTCCTGCAGTGTGCGCGAGTACGGCGACACGATGGACCTCATGGGGGCCTCACGGTGGTTTGAGCTGCCCACCATCAGCTCCAGCCACTGGGAAGCCGGCGGGTTCGGCCGAGGCGACGAAATCCGCAACACGGGCATTGCCGCCGGCAGCAAGAGCTACACCCTCAAGGCCTGGGCCGGCACCGAAGCCAATCGGGCCCTGAAATTCACCGACCCCAAAAGCGGGGAAGTTTATTTCGTTGAGCTTCGGCTGCCCGTGGGCTACGACGCCCGGCTGGCCGTGAACGGCAACAAGGGCGTCAAGATCGTCCAGCGCGGCGGAGCCACAGCCGTCTCCTCATTGCTGCTGATGCCGTCTACCATCCCCTTCGACGGCTATTACGCGACGAACCATGCCTGGCAGGCAGGCAGCACGTTCGTGACCCACACCGGCACCAGGGTCCGGATTGATTACGTGTCCGGGGACGCGGCGGGTGTCACCATCATGGCCCCGGATCCCTTCACGGACATCAGCGGATCAGGCTTCCGCCCGGACATCATCTGGATGTACGACAGCGGGCTGAGCACCGGCTGGGGCGACGGCACGTACCGGCCCTACCAGGCGATCAGCCGCGAGGCCATGGCGGCCTTCATGTACCGGCTTGCTGGCAGCCCTGCCTACACTCCGCCGGCGAAGTCGCCGTTCGCCGATGTGCCCACCGGCAGCCTGTTCTACAAGCAGATCGCCTGGCTCGAGGCGGAAGGGCTGGCCAACGGCTGGGAGGACGGCACGTTCCGTCCGGGAGCCTCGATGAGCCGTGAGGCCATGGCCGCCTTCATCTTCAGGTACAGCGGTGAATACTGCAGGCTGCCGGCCACACTGGGTTACACCGAGCCCCTCGCTTCGCCGTTCAAGGACGTACCCGTGTTGGCAGCCTTCTATGGTGAAATCGCCTGGACAAGCCAGGCAGGAATCTCCAGGGGCTGGAGCGACGGAACATACCGGCCGCTGGAGCCGATCTCCCGCGAGGCCATGGCCGCCTTCATCCACCGCCTGGACACCTTCCAGGATGCGAACGGAGGCTGCCGCCCCGTATAG
- a CDS encoding ABC-F family ATP-binding cassette domain-containing protein, giving the protein MAHIDVSNIDYFLSDGTQLLNGVTFKVPDGTKTALIGPNGTGKTTLFRIISGDLVPDEGVIGRSGNMGIMRQFVGQVRDESTVRDLLVSAAPPALAAAARAVDDAEMAMMEHDDEPTQMQYAQAIVDWGDAGGYDVETVWDEVCMAALGLPFDRAQHRPASSLSGGEQKRLVLEALFAGPDELLLLDEPDNYLDVPGKRWLEAKLNESKKTVFFISHDRELLNNAAGRIVTLEPGINGAGAWIHGGGFGSYVEARADRNARFEELRKRWDEEHVKLKELVNMYKNKAAFRSDMANRYHAAQTRLAKFLEAGPPEALPIEQNVQMRLKGGRTAKRAIVAEKLELTGLMKPFSTEVWFGDRVGVLGSNGSGKSHFLRLLATGGTDPEREHLPVSDVDIAEVPHEGTVKLGARIRPGFFAQTHVRPDLLGKTLLEILHRGDEHRSGLGREAAAGALDGYGLASQSEQKYESLSGGQQARFQILLLQLSGATLLLLDEPTDNLDLHSAEALERAIDHFEGTVLAVTHDRWFARTFDRFLVFGSDGKVYESAEPVWDEKRVARAR; this is encoded by the coding sequence GTGGCTCATATTGACGTTTCCAATATTGATTACTTCCTCTCCGACGGCACGCAGCTGCTGAACGGGGTGACCTTCAAGGTCCCGGACGGCACCAAGACGGCGCTGATCGGACCCAACGGAACGGGCAAAACCACGCTTTTCCGCATCATTTCCGGCGACCTTGTGCCGGATGAAGGAGTGATCGGCCGGTCCGGGAACATGGGCATCATGCGCCAGTTTGTGGGCCAGGTCCGGGATGAATCCACGGTCCGCGACCTCCTCGTCTCCGCGGCGCCGCCCGCCCTGGCGGCCGCTGCCCGCGCCGTGGACGACGCCGAGATGGCCATGATGGAGCACGACGACGAGCCCACCCAGATGCAGTACGCCCAGGCAATCGTGGACTGGGGGGACGCCGGCGGCTACGACGTCGAGACCGTCTGGGACGAGGTCTGCATGGCCGCGCTGGGACTGCCGTTCGACCGCGCGCAGCATCGCCCGGCGTCGAGCCTTTCCGGCGGCGAGCAAAAGCGGCTGGTGCTGGAGGCACTCTTCGCCGGCCCCGACGAGCTGCTGCTCCTCGATGAGCCGGATAACTACCTCGATGTCCCGGGCAAGCGCTGGCTCGAGGCCAAGCTCAACGAGTCCAAGAAGACCGTGTTCTTCATCAGCCACGACCGGGAGTTGCTGAACAACGCCGCCGGCCGCATCGTGACCCTCGAGCCGGGCATCAACGGGGCCGGAGCCTGGATCCACGGCGGCGGCTTCGGCTCCTACGTGGAGGCGCGCGCGGACCGCAATGCCCGCTTCGAAGAGCTGCGCAAACGCTGGGACGAGGAGCACGTGAAGCTCAAGGAACTCGTCAACATGTACAAGAACAAAGCGGCGTTCCGCTCAGACATGGCCAACCGGTACCACGCCGCGCAGACCCGGCTGGCAAAGTTCCTCGAAGCCGGCCCGCCCGAGGCGCTCCCGATCGAGCAGAACGTGCAGATGCGGCTCAAGGGCGGCCGCACGGCCAAGCGTGCGATCGTCGCGGAGAAGCTGGAGCTCACGGGGCTGATGAAGCCGTTCTCCACCGAGGTCTGGTTCGGGGACCGCGTGGGCGTGCTTGGTTCCAACGGTTCCGGCAAGAGCCACTTCCTCCGCCTGCTCGCCACCGGGGGAACCGATCCCGAGCGGGAGCACCTGCCGGTGTCCGACGTCGACATCGCCGAAGTGCCGCACGAAGGCACCGTGAAACTCGGCGCCCGCATCCGTCCCGGCTTCTTTGCCCAGACCCACGTCCGCCCCGATCTGCTGGGCAAGACGCTCCTGGAGATCCTGCACCGCGGCGACGAGCACCGCTCCGGGCTGGGCCGCGAGGCAGCAGCCGGCGCCCTGGACGGGTACGGCCTGGCCTCCCAGTCGGAGCAGAAGTACGAGTCCCTGTCCGGCGGCCAGCAGGCGCGGTTCCAGATCCTGCTGCTGCAGCTGTCCGGCGCCACCCTGCTGCTCCTCGACGAGCCCACCGACAACCTGGACCTGCACTCGGCCGAGGCCCTGGAACGCGCCATTGACCACTTCGAGGGAACCGTCCTGGCCGTCACGCACGACCGCTGGTTCGCCCGGACCTTCGACCGCTTCCTGGTGTTCGGTTCCGACGGCAAAGTGTACGAATCCGCGGAGCCGGTCTGGGACGAGAAGCGCGTGGCGCGCGCCCGCTAA
- a CDS encoding GntR family transcriptional regulator: MAGRIAAVSIVDAIAADLRSRIFSGDLGSGQTLTETEVASSYEVARPTAKASIEKLVAEGLLDRGTHKTARVVDLGPDSVRDIYLARAYLESEVLRRLARTRDVPEGALQANRDIAAVQTGAPLDVVEPDMRFHTSLIDAVGNERISRMYRSLVGEVRLCMVRIQSLHLLDTALIQAEHQKILELIEAGQGDAAAELLDEHLGRARERLVAAMGGTAGPEAGVRSELLPE, from the coding sequence GTGGCCGGCCGAATTGCAGCAGTCTCGATCGTTGATGCGATCGCCGCGGACTTGCGGAGCCGGATTTTTTCCGGTGATCTCGGTTCCGGCCAGACCCTCACGGAGACAGAAGTCGCCTCGTCCTATGAGGTGGCACGCCCAACGGCGAAGGCCTCGATCGAGAAGCTCGTCGCAGAGGGACTATTGGACCGCGGGACGCACAAGACCGCCCGGGTGGTGGACCTCGGACCGGACTCGGTGCGGGATATCTACCTGGCGCGCGCCTATTTGGAAAGCGAAGTGCTCCGCAGGCTCGCCCGCACCAGGGACGTGCCGGAAGGGGCCCTGCAGGCCAACCGCGACATCGCTGCGGTGCAGACGGGCGCTCCGCTCGACGTCGTCGAACCGGACATGCGGTTCCACACCAGCCTGATTGACGCCGTCGGCAATGAGCGGATCAGCAGGATGTACCGCTCGCTCGTGGGTGAGGTGCGGCTGTGCATGGTCCGCATCCAGTCCCTGCATCTCCTGGACACCGCGCTGATCCAGGCCGAACACCAGAAGATCCTCGAACTCATCGAGGCGGGCCAGGGGGACGCCGCCGCCGAGCTGCTCGACGAGCACCTTGGGCGGGCACGGGAACGGCTGGTGGCCGCCATGGGAGGAACTGCCGGGCCGGAAGCCGGAGTACGCTCCGAACTACTGCCGGAGTAA
- a CDS encoding L-lactate permease, whose translation MFQQILDPIAGSLVISALCAALPLVLLFVLLGVFKVKAPKAALASLALSLVLAIVGWQMPVNQALSATAAGIFYGLFPILWILVNALWIYRLTVATPWFEVLGRTIRSISNDLRILSILIAFCFGALLESLAGFGAPVAISAAMLMAAGMKPLKSAVVSLLANTAPVAFGAMAAPIIALNGVTGLPLHDLSSMAGRQTPFIALIVPLLLVFIVDGRRGVKQTWPVALVAGVAFGAAQFVTSNFFAVELTDVVAAVVTVAAVLLMLKVWQPKETVGMGGAVETAPETAQEAARATAAVGSVAGSRRSGPAVGPAAGSGAGHPATAAASGTTVPTDNSRPEPRQIWMAIAPYLIIIAVFSVAQIPFVKTWLGQVGSVTFAWPGLDITDSAGKPVAATKFKLDHLKATGTLLMFSGLLTMMLYKVTASQGLRIYRDTLVQLRWTIVTVTAVLGLSFVMNLSGQTTTLGFALASAGGFFAILSPLIGWIGVALTGSDTSSNSLFGQMQATAAAQTGLSPVLMAASNSSAGVMGKMLSLQNLAVASAAVGLDGAEGTLFRKLLGWSIGLLALITVLIFLQSTPVLGWMVP comes from the coding sequence ATGTTTCAGCAGATCCTCGACCCCATTGCCGGGTCCCTAGTGATTTCAGCCCTCTGCGCGGCGCTTCCCCTCGTCCTGCTCTTCGTCCTCCTGGGCGTCTTCAAGGTCAAGGCACCGAAGGCGGCCCTGGCCAGCCTGGCGCTTTCCCTCGTCCTGGCCATCGTCGGCTGGCAGATGCCCGTCAACCAGGCCCTGAGTGCCACCGCAGCCGGCATCTTCTACGGCCTGTTCCCGATCCTGTGGATCCTGGTCAACGCGCTGTGGATCTACCGGCTCACGGTGGCCACCCCCTGGTTCGAAGTGCTGGGACGGACCATCCGCTCCATCTCAAACGACCTGCGGATCCTCTCCATCCTGATCGCGTTCTGCTTCGGGGCCCTGCTGGAATCCCTGGCGGGCTTCGGCGCACCCGTGGCAATCTCCGCGGCCATGCTGATGGCCGCCGGCATGAAGCCGTTGAAGTCGGCCGTGGTGTCGCTGCTGGCCAACACGGCTCCTGTCGCGTTTGGCGCCATGGCTGCCCCGATCATCGCCCTGAACGGCGTCACCGGCCTGCCGCTGCACGACCTCTCCTCGATGGCCGGTCGCCAGACCCCGTTCATTGCGCTCATCGTGCCGCTGCTGCTGGTGTTCATCGTCGACGGTCGGCGCGGGGTGAAGCAGACCTGGCCCGTAGCCCTGGTGGCCGGCGTCGCTTTCGGCGCGGCCCAGTTCGTTACCTCCAACTTCTTCGCCGTGGAACTCACCGATGTTGTTGCCGCAGTGGTGACGGTGGCCGCCGTGCTGCTGATGCTGAAGGTCTGGCAGCCGAAGGAAACCGTCGGAATGGGCGGTGCCGTGGAAACCGCTCCGGAAACCGCTCAGGAAGCTGCCCGCGCCACCGCCGCCGTCGGTTCCGTTGCCGGTTCCCGTCGTAGCGGTCCGGCCGTCGGGCCGGCGGCCGGTTCCGGCGCCGGACACCCGGCAACGGCTGCAGCTTCAGGCACCACCGTGCCGACCGACAACTCCCGGCCCGAACCCCGGCAGATCTGGATGGCGATCGCCCCGTACCTGATCATCATCGCGGTGTTCTCGGTGGCCCAGATCCCGTTCGTCAAGACCTGGCTCGGCCAGGTGGGCAGCGTGACGTTCGCGTGGCCCGGCCTGGACATCACCGATTCGGCCGGCAAGCCGGTTGCGGCCACCAAATTCAAGCTCGACCACCTCAAGGCCACCGGCACGCTTCTGATGTTCTCCGGACTGCTCACCATGATGCTGTACAAGGTCACTGCATCACAGGGCCTGCGCATTTACCGGGACACCCTCGTGCAGCTGCGGTGGACGATCGTCACCGTCACCGCCGTCCTGGGGCTGTCCTTCGTGATGAACCTGTCCGGCCAGACCACCACCCTCGGCTTCGCGCTGGCCTCCGCAGGCGGCTTCTTCGCCATCCTCTCACCGCTGATCGGATGGATCGGCGTAGCCCTCACCGGCTCCGACACGTCCTCCAACTCCCTGTTCGGCCAGATGCAGGCCACCGCAGCGGCGCAGACCGGCCTGTCTCCGGTGCTGATGGCCGCCTCGAACTCCTCCGCCGGCGTGATGGGCAAGATGCTGTCGCTGCAGAACCTTGCCGTGGCCTCGGCGGCGGTGGGCCTGGACGGCGCCGAGGGGACCCTTTTCCGGAAGCTCCTCGGCTGGAGCATTGGGCTGCTGGCGCTCATCACCGTGCTGATCTTCCTGCAGTCCACCCCCGTACTGGGCTGGATGGTCCCCTGA